Part of the Longimicrobium sp. genome, CGCGCCCCGAGCATGGTCGGCGCCGCGGAGATCACGTACTCCACGCTGCCGGCCGCGGCCGTGAGCACGCGCACGCCGTCGTCGTCGCCGTCGATCTCGGCCACGCGGCGGAGCTGGTGGAGGTTGTTGCCCACGCGCGCGAGCTGGTGCCACAGCGACCGCGCGCGCCGCGCAGGGGTGAGGGGCTGACCCCGGCCGGGCTGCGGCGCGGGCGGGGTTCCGAGCGCCGCCTCGCGGACGTAGCGCAGCGGG contains:
- a CDS encoding plasmid mobilization protein is translated as MSRRTLRKPTRWTPEEWAQVERAAADRGVPPLRYVREAALGTPPAPQPGRGQPLTPARRARSLWHQLARVGNNLHQLRRVAEIDGDDDGVRVLTAAAGSVEYVISAAPTMLGARGDEVIASVIEAGNALNALAHRANTAEELPPMDALRSVLAQVEKAVREALP